The Pongo abelii isolate AG06213 chromosome 20, NHGRI_mPonAbe1-v2.0_pri, whole genome shotgun sequence genome window below encodes:
- the DUXA gene encoding double homeobox protein A: MAEDTYSHKRVTTNHRRCRTKFTEEQLKILIDTFNQKPYPGYATKQKLALEINTEESRIQIWFQNRRARHGFQKRPEAETLESSQSQGQGQPGVQFQSREARRCRTTYSASQLHTLIKAFMKNPYPGIDSREELAKEIGVPESRVQIWFQNRRSRLLLQRKREAVASLEQEEQGKIPEGLQGTEDTQNGTNFTSDSHLSGARMW; this comes from the exons AGAGGGTAACAACAAATCATAGGCGCTGTCGCACAAAATTCACAGAAGAACAATTGAAAATCCTCATCGATACCTTCAATCAAAAGCCTTACCCAGGTTATGCTACCAAACAAAAACTTGCTTTAGAAATCAATACAGAAGAGTCCAGAATCCAG atttggtttcagaatcgaAGAGCTAGGCACGGATTCCAGAAAAGACCAGAAGCTGAGACTTTAGAATCAAGCCAGAGCCAGGGGCAAGGTCAACCTGGTGTGCAGTTTCAAA GTAGAGAAGCCAGACGATGTCGTACTACCTACAGCGCCTCTCAGTTACACACTCTCATCAaggcatttatgaaaaacccatacCCTGGGATTGATTCCAGAGAAGAACTTGCTAAAGAAATCGGTGTTCCGGAGTCAAGAGTCCAA ATTTGGTTCCAAAATCGAAGATCTAGATTACTTCTCCAGAGAAAAAGGGAAGCTGTGGCATCCTTAGAACAAGAAGAGCAGGGCAAGATTCCTGAGGGACTACAAG GTACAGAAGATACACAAAATGGCACCAACTTCACTAGTGACTCTCATTTGTCTGGAGCCAGAATGTGGTGA